A genomic region of Sarcophilus harrisii chromosome 6, mSarHar1.11, whole genome shotgun sequence contains the following coding sequences:
- the MS4A15 gene encoding membrane-spanning 4-domains subfamily A member 15, with product MTSTPATNGVFVVIPPNNASGIQPGPAMLPRTLCQSPGTLQFEDPPLGSQPPGNVPPQRLLPAETFLNGEPKALGTVQILIGLIYISFGSVLLMFRRGYVGMLFVDGGIPFWGGVCFIISGSLSVAAEKHHTSCLVKSSLGMNILNIIASFAATAILLMDFGVTNWDVGRGYLAVLTIFTILEFFIAVIATYFGCQATRSSTNTRSMVFLPSAFSTDFNIPSPAATPPPAYDNVAYTSRPQTVARKALPLIPTTVTWKSCPAHPRTVARKALSPYPHYGGSEGPVRLMPALSVSSPRTVAPKALSPFPHYGGSEGPVRLIPRMVARKALSPFPHTVARKVLSSLSPGISAWGAQRGLRIRRRDQNLPPGLQLSGRLSQPRVPHYKAGPTSRRREKL from the exons ATGACCTCAACCCCGGCCACCAATGGGGTGTTTGTGGTCATCCCCCCCAACAACGCCAGCGGAATCCAGCCGGGCCCAGCCATGCTGCCCAGGACCCTGTGCCAGTCTCCGGGGACTCTGCAGTTTGAGGACCCACCATTGGGCTCACAGCCTCCCGGAAACGTGCCTCCTCAGAGACTTCTACCCGCAGAAACCTTCCTGAACGGGGAGCCCAAGGCCTTAGGG ACGGTCCAGATCCTGATCGGCCTCATCTACATCAGCTTCGGCAGCGTCCTGCTGATGTTCCGGAGGGGCTACGTGGGCATGTTGTTCGTGGACGGAGGGATCCCCTTCTGGGGAGGAGTGTGT TTCATCATCTCTGGATCCCTCTCGGTGGCTGCAGAGAAGCATCATACCAGCTGTCTG GTCAAAAGCAGCCTGGGGATGAACATCCTCAACATCATCGCTTCCTTTGCTGCCACGGCCATCCTGCTGATGGACTTTGGGGTGACTAACTGG GACGTGGGCCGGGGTTACCTGGCCGTGCTCACCATCTTCACCATCCTGGAGTTCTTCATTGCTGTCATTGCCACCTATTTCGGGTGCCAGGCGACCCGTTCCAGCACCAATACA CGGTCCATGGTTTTCCTGCCCAGCGCCTTCAGCACCGACTTCAACATCCCCAGCCCGGCCGCCACCCCGCCCCCCGCCTACGACAACGTGGCCTACACCTCAAGGCCCCA GACGGTGGCTCGGAAGGCCCTGCCCCTTATCCCCACTACAGTGACTTGGAAGTCCTGTCCCGCTCATCCCCGTACGGTGGCTCGGAAGGCCCTGTCCCCTTATCCCCACTACGGTGGCTCGGAAGGCCCTGTCCGGCTCATGCCC GCCCTGTCCGTCTCGTCCCCCAGGACGGTGGCTCCGAAGGCCCTGTCCCCTTTTCCCCACTACGGTGGCTCGGAAGGCCCTGTCCGGCTCATCCCCCGGATGGTGGCTCGGAAGGCCCTGTCCCCTTTTCCCCATACGGTGGCTCGGAAGGTCCTGTCCAGTTTGTCTCCA GGCATCTCCGCTTGGGGCGCGCAGCGCGGCCTCAGAATCAGACGCCGAGACCAGAACCTGCCCCCAGGCCTGCAGCTGTCGGGGAGGCTCTCCCAGCCTCGGGTTCCCCATTACAAGGCGGGACCCACGAGTCGGCGCCGTGAGAAGCTTTGA